The genomic DNA AGCTATGGGCTGAGCAGTAGAATACCCAGCCAGACGCAACAAACGTGTGCAAGCAACGGCGGAATCAAACGTATCTCCCGCTGTAGGTTCGGGCAGAATATATTCTGGAGCAATTCCGGCCTTTAACAGGTGGGAGGCCATAACATCTGCTTCTGTCTGGCCGTTTTGCGGCACGCCACCTGTAGGAATATACACAACAGGCCCATGTGCTGCACCAAACACCAGCGCTGAGTGCACCCGGTTTAGCAGCGCGACAGAAGGGCTGCCATCTGGGTTGAGGGCTGCACCAAAAATAATTACGGGTAGTGCTGACATTTCATATCTCCTCCCCGTAATGGGTGCAATCAGGCTGGCGGGCGCAAGAGCACACGGTTAAGCCGTTCCAAAGTAGTAAAGCCTTCAGCCCATACTTTGCGGAACTTGCTTTCCGAAATACCACGAGCTGCCACGGCCTCTGCCAAAGCCCCAACTGTGCGCTCACCGTCAATTAAGGGCAGGATGCCGCGCATTTGTGGCGGTAAGGGAATGGGCACAACCAACGTGCCAAAAGCAAAAGGTAATGTGTGATCTGGCCGCATCTGCTTGGCCAGTTCTACCCCCGGTATTTCACGCATAACCGGCACAGATGCAAAATCTAGCGGATCTGGCGGCGTAATGTGTGCGCCTTTGCGTACAACATAGGCAACGTGCGTGGCCATATTGCCAGCCAGATCTTCCGCGATGGCGGCCTGCTGCTGCCATGGTAGGCCGCTGATGCGTGCACGCAGGCGTGGGTCTGGCAAAAACAGGGTTGGATCATACCGCGCCGGTTCCATCAGGCAGGAAGGTTCCAACCCGGCTTTATCGAGAAACTCCAAAAACTCCGTAACGGTATAAGCTCGATCTCTTGGGTTCAGCAGCAGATCGTATAATCCTGCATCGCCGCCGGAAAGGTGATCTCCAAAGTTGCCATTCTGCCGTAGCCACGCGGTAGCTGGCAGCGTGCGCATAACGCGGCGTGCCATATCCAGCCGAGCTTGAGGTGTTTCGGAATGAGGCGCAATTTTTTCGAGGGCATCCTGCACCATGTAAACGCCAGTGCGCCCGTAGGGAGCATAGACCATCAGCCCCATCCCGCCATCGGGGGCGAGGTGCTTTTCCAGTAGAGCCAATGCGGCATCAGGATCAGGCAGATGATGCAGCACACCACAGCAATCAATATAATCAAAAAGACCCAGATCCAGCGTATCCAGCTCTGTCAGAGAACCCTGAATGAAGCGGATATTCGCCAGTTCCCGCGCTTGCGCTCGTGCCTGCGCAATGGAAAGCGCTTTTTGGGAGCGATCCACACATACAACCTCACCGGGGCGTCCGGCGCGCTGTAGGTGCGTTGCCAGCATGATGGCGCCATCCCCCGTGCCGCACCCGGCCACCAATGCACGCAAAGGCTGGCTTTGCGGCCGTTTTGCACCAAAAACCCAGTAATCAATTTCCCGCAGATGGCTGGGGCTGCCTATTAAAAGGCGTTTGGCCTCATCTTGCGGATTTCTTTCTGGGTATGGATACGCCTCATACTGAGCGGCAAGGCTGGAATCGCGCGTATCGGCGGGGGATTGCTCTGTCATGCTGGCGCGGCCTTTCCTTAGCGGGGCAGTAATTTGCCGCGCTGCCAGGCTTCTGCCGCTTCATCGGCTGTCATGCCTTCAACACGCATGGCGTAATCCATGGCGCTAATAATTTTGGCGCTCAGCATCAGTTCATCCAGTTCGTCCAGAAGATCCTGCTCCATTTCATCCTTGGTTTCTGCACGGATCAGAATGCGCGCGTCCTGTTCGCCCCCTAATGCGTTCTTGGGGTCGTTCAGAATACGGAAACCGCCAATGTGAAACAGGAAGCAAGGCTGAAACAACGGCATCAGCACCAGTTCTTCCCGCTTAAGAGCGGCGTTGAGTTCTGCCAGAGCTTCTTCATCCGGCAGCACTTTCAGGCTGAAGCCAGCGGTATCCAACCCATACTGCTGCAACACGTTTTCCATGTGCTTTTGCAAGGATGCGGGTGTGATAATGGTGCGGGAAAGTTCTGGCCCAGCCTGTGCTACATCGTCCAAAGATGTCAGCGGCGTATCTTCTGCGGAAATGCAGCAATGGGCTGCTGGGCGAAATAAATTGCCAAGAGGAAGAATCCCAGGCGCCAGCATGCCAGCATCTTCATCCGGCAGCCATGCAGACACGTAAAAATCAACCTCACCCTTTTTAAGCATGTCTGTCAGCACGTCTTTAGGGCCAGTCACAATATCGGGCTCTACGTCATTGGCTTCCAGAACGCGGATGATTGCTGCTGCCGTAGCCTCATGCACGGTGGTTTCGGGATATGCGAGGGTCAGGCTTGTCATCTCAGGATCCTTTCAGATCTGCTCGAACTGGTGATGGTCTGCGTAGTCCTTGCAGCAGGAGAAACCCATGAGGCAATCCCTGAAATGGAAATAACAGGATTTCGTAATGATTTGGTGCAAGGTAAGTGGGCAAAAAAAAGCCGCCCCTCCCTTGGAAGGGAAGAAGGCGGTCAACCGGAATAATACCTTAAACTGGGGCGTTTAAGCGGCAACAATACCCTGTTCGTGCGGCATGACGGGGCGGATCATGTTTAGGGCATCGGCAAAAGTGTTAAAGCTACCCAGTTTATTGTCACGGATGGCATCCATAACAATCCAGCGGTTGCCGTGACAGTAAATCTGGTAAGCAGGATCTGGGGTTTCGCGCACCCATACCACAACATAACCAGCGGAAATGCCGGCCTGCTTCTGCTCAGATACAAAAACATCCGCATCGCAAATGCCCATGGGCTGAGCAGCCTGAACCCAACGGGTGAGGTAAGCCTGCTGGCGGGATGTGATCTCCATCTGGAATGGGATGATCTGGCAGGTGTGTTGCTGAGAAAATGTTGTTGTGCGCGACATGGTTTCTTTTATCCCCCTTACAATCCCGGTTCGGTCTTGATGTTTGGAGTGTAAAAGAGCCGCAGCGCGCTACGCTATGAGAAAACGAATGTTAACGCCTCAAAAGCAGGCAGGTTTAAGACCTCGTGACGAAAAAAACACAAACGCACGTAAATTGCACAATTTTTATGCCTGTTTTTTGTGCAATCGCCCTTCTGTGGTGCAGAAAAAAGAATCAGAATTTTGCCGAAACCATTAATGAACCATAGTTAAACAGGCCAGACTTGGCTGTGGTGAACTGCTGTGTCTGCCAAACCTGGCTGTAGGAAATGCGCAAACCGCAGAACATGAAGGCCAAACCGGCGTGAATTTCACCCACATCCCATTTTTTAATCACATGCAGGGAATTGCTGCGCATGGTGTTGCCTTGCAATGAGGCATCATACCCAACGGCCTCTCCCGTTACGCCGCCAAAGATGTACCATGAAAAAGGACGCCGGGATTTATAAGCATCGGTGCCATCTGTGCCGGAAGCCTGAATGGTAGGTGTGCCGAAATCACTATCCAGCCCCTGCCCGATCCGGAACACATCCCCAATGCGGCCATAAATCTGGTAATCACCAATGGCAGCCGCGGCAGATGGCAGCATGTCAAATTCCACGCCAAATACATGCGCCAAAGGCAAACGCCAGATACGCCCGCCCTGCACCTGAAAGATGGGCTGGTTTTTAAGCTGATGAGACCAGCCCTGATTTTTGGTATCGCCAATTAGGCCGTGGAATCCGTTCTGGAGCTGTTCGCCCAAGCCGCCCGGCCCCATAATACCAAACTGAATGCCAAATACGCTGCGGGTTCTATCCGTATCATTAATAAGATTCACGGTGCCCAGCAGCAGGCTGGAATAGGGCCTATCGTTAATACGGGCAGTTTGCGCCTGCCCCGGAGCCCACGGGCTGGAAACCTGCGTATTGCGCGGGGTAAAGATGAGCTGCTGCAAACCAATGCTAATACGCTGCACCCCTTCCCCCCAAATGGCCTTATTAATGGCGGCAATGGGGGTGGGCAGCGTGTTGGTGCCAGATGTCCAGTTAAAGCGCAGGCCGCTGGTATAATATTGGTCCGATGTGCCTTTCAGGGTGGTGATGGCATCGTTTTCACCCTGAAGGGTCCATGTGCCTTTGTTGTCAGAGGCAGGAGTTGCTTTGGCGGAAGAAAGAGAACACACGGATGCCCCTGCCAGCATAAGAGACGCAAGGGCAAGGCGCCGTACGCGAAGCCGTTTTAAAACTACGGGCATGCTTTTTCTTCCATTTGGCCATGTGCGGGCATGATTCTAGGCTGTTCTTAATAGATAATACCCACACAAGAAAGCCCGTTTCCCCTTAATCCTGTCCTGCTGTGGCTATCATGCTAGCATCGACCGGTTATGGGGGTAGAGACATCACATAACCGTGAGATTAAGAAAAGTGTGTGAAACTCCCGCCAATTTCATGCTTTTCTATAGTCGCACGCTGTTGGCTGTGCTACGGAAACAGTGGGCGCATTTGCAGCTTTCAGGAACGGGAACGGTGGCGTTTTCTTCAAAATACGTAAACCTGTCAACCCATTCCGGCAAACTGCCCGTTTTTCAATATCGGGAGAAGCTTCAGCCTTCTCCGTACTCCAGGATCAAGACCGTTGAAAAGTAACAGGACCGACCGCAGCTCTCGTTTTCCTCGCCGCGGCGGATTTGATGACGATTACATGTCCATGCCTTCCTTTGGTGAGCGCCCTGCTTTTGGTGGCGGTGACCGTGGTGGATTTGCACCGCGCCGTGGCGCTGGTGGTCCGCAGGTTGTGGCTTCCGGGCCGGAAGTTGGTGCAACTGTTAAGTGGTTCAACAGCGAAAAAGGCTTCGGCTTTGTTGAACTGGCAGATGGCACCGGTGATGTATTCCTGCACGCCAATGCACTCTCTCAGGCAGGCCATCAGGGTGTAAGCCCCGGTGCGACACTGGTTGTACGGATTGGCCAGGGCCCGAAAGGTCGCCAGGTTGCGGAAGTTATTTCCGTTGACGAAAGCACCGCTCAGCCAGAACGCCCCCGTGCACCGCGCCCCGGTTTTGGCAGCCGTCCGGCTGGCCGCCCTGCTCCAGATCTGTCCATGGCTGAAGGTACACGTGGTACCGTAAAATGGTACAACTCTGTCAAAGGCTTTGGCTTCATCACACCGGAAAGCGGTGGCAAGGACATTTTCGTTCATGCTTCTGCTCTGGAACGGTCTGGCCTGAGCGCACTGAACGAAGGTCAGGGT from Acetobacter ascendens includes the following:
- a CDS encoding class I SAM-dependent methyltransferase, whose amino-acid sequence is MTEQSPADTRDSSLAAQYEAYPYPERNPQDEAKRLLIGSPSHLREIDYWVFGAKRPQSQPLRALVAGCGTGDGAIMLATHLQRAGRPGEVVCVDRSQKALSIAQARAQARELANIRFIQGSLTELDTLDLGLFDYIDCCGVLHHLPDPDAALALLEKHLAPDGGMGLMVYAPYGRTGVYMVQDALEKIAPHSETPQARLDMARRVMRTLPATAWLRQNGNFGDHLSGGDAGLYDLLLNPRDRAYTVTEFLEFLDKAGLEPSCLMEPARYDPTLFLPDPRLRARISGLPWQQQAAIAEDLAGNMATHVAYVVRKGAHITPPDPLDFASVPVMREIPGVELAKQMRPDHTLPFAFGTLVVPIPLPPQMRGILPLIDGERTVGALAEAVAARGISESKFRKVWAEGFTTLERLNRVLLRPPA
- a CDS encoding glycine betaine ABC transporter substrate-binding protein; amino-acid sequence: MTSLTLAYPETTVHEATAAAIIRVLEANDVEPDIVTGPKDVLTDMLKKGEVDFYVSAWLPDEDAGMLAPGILPLGNLFRPAAHCCISAEDTPLTSLDDVAQAGPELSRTIITPASLQKHMENVLQQYGLDTAGFSLKVLPDEEALAELNAALKREELVLMPLFQPCFLFHIGGFRILNDPKNALGGEQDARILIRAETKDEMEQDLLDELDELMLSAKIISAMDYAMRVEGMTADEAAEAWQRGKLLPR
- a CDS encoding YdcF family protein, whose product is MSALPVIIFGAALNPDGSPSVALLNRVHSALVFGAAHGPVVYIPTGGVPQNGQTEADVMASHLLKAGIAPEYILPEPTAGDTFDSAVACTRLLRLAGYSTAQPIAVVSSPLHLPRCVLLMRLAGWKVQAVPFLRAQSHVPNMRKKFLRIAHECLALPWDALLVLGWRIVRR
- a CDS encoding cold-shock protein — protein: MKSNRTDRSSRFPRRGGFDDDYMSMPSFGERPAFGGGDRGGFAPRRGAGGPQVVASGPEVGATVKWFNSEKGFGFVELADGTGDVFLHANALSQAGHQGVSPGATLVVRIGQGPKGRQVAEVISVDESTAQPERPRAPRPGFGSRPAGRPAPDLSMAEGTRGTVKWYNSVKGFGFITPESGGKDIFVHASALERSGLSALNEGQGVNVKVVQGQKGPEAAEVSPA
- a CDS encoding lipid A deacylase LpxR family protein; this encodes MPVVLKRLRVRRLALASLMLAGASVCSLSSAKATPASDNKGTWTLQGENDAITTLKGTSDQYYTSGLRFNWTSGTNTLPTPIAAINKAIWGEGVQRISIGLQQLIFTPRNTQVSSPWAPGQAQTARINDRPYSSLLLGTVNLINDTDRTRSVFGIQFGIMGPGGLGEQLQNGFHGLIGDTKNQGWSHQLKNQPIFQVQGGRIWRLPLAHVFGVEFDMLPSAAAAIGDYQIYGRIGDVFRIGQGLDSDFGTPTIQASGTDGTDAYKSRRPFSWYIFGGVTGEAVGYDASLQGNTMRSNSLHVIKKWDVGEIHAGLAFMFCGLRISYSQVWQTQQFTTAKSGLFNYGSLMVSAKF